The genome window TATGTGGAGACACACATTGCATTCTGAATATTAATATACAATTGGGGATATCTGAAGTTTGCTAGGTCACTGGGATAAAGTACTGTTATTTCTACTACtcaaacaacaataataaaattattgtttttatttgtattagcAAAAGAAGCTGTGGAAATGTAGTACTAGTTTTATTTGAAGCCCATGCTAACTCCTCTCTTACCATGTATGTCTACCAGTAACCCAATAATTCTGCAAACCTAAAGTCAGTTTTTGTTATTGGTGACAACTTTCTTGGCTGCAAATCATTGATCAGAGTAGAGAAGTATATGGGGCTTCAAAGTCATCCTGGCAGGAGAAGACAACAAATGGTTTTGGAATTGAAACCTGAATAATAGGGAAAatttgctttggctattttgaGACTGTTCAAGTTGGTATATGATGAACAGGGAGTTATTCAGTCAGTTCTTGCATTAGAAAGAAGGTTCCTTCACACTCAACTGGTGCAGGGACCACGGTGGTGCCTGTAGTTGGCTCCACCTAGTGCTTCATTCCTCTATTCTCTTGTTCAATTTTCTAGAAAATTCATAATCATCCTTCAAGACCTAAATCCATCACTCATTCAACAAGTGTTTGATTGCAACTACTACAGGAATTAGAGCTCTCCAGATACAGGGACATGGTGGTAAACACAGGAAACTTTCCCTCATCAATTCCTCCACCTCTAGCACTGTGACACAATGAATTACTCCCACACCGTATGATTGATTTTTCACTTACCCAATAATATGTTGTCAGTCCTGTAAATTTATCTCCAGTCTTCTCCACAATCATTCTTTTCAAGTttaaaggaggggctggcgctgtggcgtggcagataAGGCTGCTGtatgcagtgctagcatcccatatgtatggtgattcaagtcctggctgctccacttccaatccagctctctgctatgacctggaaaagcagtagaagatggcccaagtccttgggctcctgggcctgcatgggagacctggaggaagctcctagttcctgacttcggatcggcacagctcccctgttgcaaccacttggggagtgaaccagtggatgggagacctctctctctgcctctgcctctgcctatgcctctcggtgcctctgcctttcaaataaataaataaaacttaaaaaaaaaaaagaaagaaagaaaatcccttaaaaaagaaagtttaaatgaGATCAGGTAACTTCTCTGTTCAAGAGCCCTTAAAGGCTCACTAATAACCCATAGTAAAAGCCAAAATTCTACGAGTTTTGTCCCTATTAGAGGATGCCACCATGAAGATCCCAACTTCCACATCTTCTTTTACCCAGCCAATGCAAGTTATAGAAAGCCTGTAGTCagtgccagtgccgtggctcactaggctgatcctccgccttgcagtgccggcacacggggttctagtcccggtcggggcgtcagattctgtcccggttgcccctcttccaggccagctctctgctgtggcccgggagtgcagtggaggatggcccaagtgcttgggtcctgcaccccgtggagaccaggagaagcacctggctcctgccatcggatcagcgtggtgcgccggccacagcggccattggagggtgaaccaacggcaaaggaagacctttctctctgtgtctctctctctcactgtccactctggctgtaaaaaaaaaaaaaaaaaaaaaaaaaaaaaaaaaaaagcctgtagtCAGATGAAGAGGACATGGTAAATGATCTGATTCAGTCCTCAAGCAAGAGAACTAAAATCTCATTCTACTtttgatatgattttatatagTAGAATGTCAAGTGGATTTTTATGGATTCTTTAATCATTCCTCACTTGGGAAAGAGGGAAGCCCTCCTACATGAATATTAtcattataattcttaaaatattgtgataaatgaatttagaaaaataaaatatatccagGGGAAAAGTCACTTTTTGCAAGTGCTTAGGAAACCAAAGTAGTCATCAGGACTTTATAATTAGCCTTATTTCAATTTTAGGTCTAAATTTATGGCTTGGAACTCCTCTGTGCATTACAGAGTACACcccaaaaattcaaatattttaggcAAATACAGCTACATTTTGTGCCTGGATTCAGATGTACTAACTTCATTAGTACTTGAAAATACCAAATAACTCAAGAATAAGTGACACACGAAGTGTTGAGGTTATATTCCATTGCATTACAGGCAGAACAAAAATCCCTTTGCTCACCATCCTGTGAATACCATTTCTCATCATGGTGGTTTCTGTGAAGAagcttacttaatgtatatttaGCATGCCTCGCCAAGTTGTTATGGCAGCTTACATAAAATATGCTCTCCTCAAtcgtattttaaaacaaatatgttAAATTCCTTATCTAATATACCCACACTTCTGAATGTGTTTTCAAcatttctccttctctatttTAGCAGAAAACCGAGTTCCACATGCCTGAGAATctgaaggagaaaaaggaaaatctaCTCAATTCTGAAAGGTTTGCTAGGGTCTTAACAAAGACCAGTCACTCACAGGGAGGAGATCAAACTTTGAATAAGATCATGGAGTCTCCAACAAATAAGTTGATTGAAAAACATCAAGGAACTAAGACTCTTTTCAAGAAGTTCAGTGAGCTGAATTGGCCCTCGGATATCCGccctttaaataaaagtttagtcAAAGATGACAAATGGAAGAAAACTGATGTGACCCAAGAAAAGCGCAGGTCTTTCCTACAGGAATTTTGCAAGAAATATGGTGGAGTGAGTCATCCTCAATCACATGTTTTTCATATGGTATCCAGGATCTATGTAGAAGACAAACACAAGATCTTGTACTGTGAAGTACCAAAAGCTGGCTGTTCCAACTGGAAAAGAATTCTGATGGTCCTAAATGGATTGGCCTCTTCTGCATACAACATCTCCCATGATGCTGTTCACTATGGGAAGCACTTGAAAAAGCTAGATAGTTTTGACTTGAAAGGAATATACACTCGCCTAAATACCTACACCAAAGCTGTATTTGTTCGTGATCCCATAGAAAGATTAGTGTCAGCGTTTAGGGACAAATTTGAACACCCCAATAGTTATTACCATCCAGTATTTGGAAAGGCAATTATAAAAAAATACCGACCAAATGTTTGTGAAGAAGCATTAATTAATGGCTCTGGAGTCAAATTCAAAGAGTTCATCCACTATTTACTGGATTCCCACCGTCCAGTGGGAATGGACATTCACTGGGAAAAGGTCAGCAAACTCTGTTATCCATGTTTGATCAAGTATGATTTTGTAGGAAAATTTGAAACTTTGGAAGAAGATGCCAATTATTTTTTGCAATTGATTGGTGCTCCAAAAGATCTGAAATTTCCAAACTTTAAAGATAGGCACTCTTCTGATGAAAGAACCAATGCCCAAGTTGTGAGACAATATTTAAAGGATCTAACCAGAACTGAGAGACAGTTAATCCATGACTTTTATCACTTGGACTATTTGATGTTTAATTATACAACTCCATTTTTATAGCTTGCCACCATTTCTAAACCCTGTATTTACTTAATGATGATGGCCTCACCTCAGCTGCTGTAATTTTCCTATATATCTTTGTATGAAGGAAACTTAACTAAGTacaattttcttgatttaatgAAGATTTTTATCAAACAGTATGACAACACTTGGCACAAAGCTATAGGAAAATCACTTAACAAAGACATGTGAACAATTTGAAGTGCTCTAAAATGTTTGGGAAAAAGCTGCTTTTGCATTATGGATTATATTGGTGAAGCAATAACTTAGCAAGCTATTACATTAACTAAAACAACCTCTTGCAATGATAGGAAAAGGGGTCTAACATAGCACGAATGTATACCCATATCCTGGAATTCATTCTCCAAAGTGCATGAATATACTTTTTAACAGTCTATAGTATATTAATCAAATGATTGCATAGTTTTTCTTATACTTGGAAATCTTTCTATCACTTGTAATGATAAAtccattttgaaattatattttggaCTTGGACATTTTGCTTTAGGTTGGAAGATATTATGTGATTTACAATAAGATAATATAGCAGAAAACAACAACCAATAAAAAATGTACAACCTACCAAGATCAAAGCAGCAAAGGCAACCATCCTCATCCAAAACACTTAAGGGAActgattctgttttattttgagcCCTCCACAAAGAGACAAAATGAACACAACTGCTAAAGGTCTTCATTTCTGCTTCATCTGAAGCAGGCAGTTGAGAAGTTTAAGCCTCATCAGATAAAAATGTGCTCCTAATTCTGCTTTAATTGGGCAGTGGGAAATTGTTTCAGGATGGAATAATCATCAAAAACAAAAGTTGCCATTCTGAATATAGACCTCAAACAATAACAAAGTTTTATAAGAATATTATTTGAATCAAAGCATCATGTGCATAAGTTTATATGTGGAACACACTCTAAGAATAGCTTTTGTTTTTACTGTAATTATTCAGCTTgggaatgactttttaaaaactaatatacAACTTCAAAGATAGGTTATGTTCTAAAGGGTAAACATAATAAGAGCCTCTAGAAATGTTTTTAATAGGCTTATGTATAAGCAAATtaaggtattttctttttaagtttaaatattCTATACTAACAAAGTCAAATACCATTGCACTCAAATATTAAATCAAAGTCTCTGGAAAATAGGACCATGTGTCACCCCTATGAAAAGTTGtaatgcactttggaaattttttccaAGCAGGCGTAAGTTAGAAGATGCATTTGGATGGGAAACTTGTTTTCAATGATTGACTATTACTCTGATTTAAGCAAATCACATGCCATTCGACCCCTGTTTAAATGCTTTGCTTGAACATATTCTTCTTCCTAAGCTATTTTTTATCAGTAAGTGTTCAGTAAAACTTCTCTGAAAGAAAAGTAGGTATTAGTATTTGAATATTAATAGACCACGGTAGTTACAgttatacttattttattttgattttccatTTCATGGCTGAGTATTCAAGAATTGCTTCAGTCTTTACACACCCCTGCCCTgtcccatctgtgtctcctaagGAGTGAGTAAACTGCAGTGGACTGAGAGATCCTAAGTATTAAACCTTCTAAAAAACCTTTTACTACTTTCCACTCCATTTACTCTTGCCGCTAGACCATATACTGAAGCTGTGCTCTCTGTTTCTGAGGAGTTTTATCCTAGAGTAATTTAAATTACATAATTTAAACTTCTGCTATACCATGTAGAATGGATTCTTAGTAACTTAGACACATTGAAATTATCCTTTTGTGAAGTGagagaatataaaatattccAAGAAGCCTTAAATTTTATtcctaaactaaaaaaaaaaaaaactagttttagATGAAATCTGCTAAAAAGACAATTTTGTCTCAAAGGTATTTCTAAAGCCATATAAGGAACAAACAAAAACGTTTCTCTTTTCAtagctttagaaagaaaaaaaatagaaacaaggaTCCTGCCTCTTTTATTAGCATTTCTAATGCATTGGGGAAAAtagaatacatatacatatatatgcatatgtgtatatatatgtatatcactttctctctctatatgtgCATATGATGTTTTGATTTTGATGATGAAGAGGATGAGTGAGAGGAATAAAATATGATAAACAATGCTCTCCTTCAAAActtattctggggctggcgccgcggctcactagactaatcctcggcctgcggcaccATCGCCCCGGGTTCTAGAaccgatcggggcgctggattctgtcccggttgctcctcttccagtccagctctctgctgtggcccaggaaggcagtgaaggatgacccaggtccttgggccctgtacccgcatgggagaccaggaggaagcacctggctcctggcttcggatcggcgcagcgcgccagctgtagcggccatttggggggtgaaccaatataaaaggaagacctctctctctctctctctctctctctctctttctctctctcactgtctaactctgcctatcaaaaaaataaaaaaaaaaaaacaacttattcTGGAGCAGGTttttgtcctagcagttaagacactagttaAGATTTTTGtaacccatgtcagagtgcctgggttcaattcttggttCTGGTGCCTGTTTCCAGCTTCATGTcgatgcagactctgggaagagtggtgatggtttaagtaacttgtttcccaccacccacgtggaatacctggatgaagttcctatctcttgacttcagcctggtctagttcCAATcatttgcagacatttgaggagtgatccagcaaatgagagcttttgtgttctctctctctttctctctctctctcctttatattctctctctcccaaataagtaaaaaaattgttttaaagttatTGTGTTAATTATTCTGTTAACTTTTActattcaatttcattttccatatttcAGTCACTCATGATTATCCACAGGCTGAAAATACTAACTGGGAAGTTCCAGAAATAAGTAATGTATCAGTTTTTAAATCGCATACTATTTTGAGTAGAAAAATGAAACATGACACTGTCCCATACCATCCCACCTGGATTTGAATTATCCCTTGGTCCAATGTAGCCAAACCTAATACACTACCCACCCATTAGTCACTTAACAATTTCAGTTATCAGATCAACTGTCATGGTGTTGCAGTGATTGTGTTCAAGTAACACACAGTAGCCCAGTGCTGTGACtgagcaatcttccactgctttctcaggccataagcagagagctggatgggaacaggagcaactgagactcgaaccagtgcccaaatgggattctaatgctgcaggcagaggcttagcctactataccacagcactggccactagaTGATTTATTTTCAAGTTGGTGCCAAAGAATGCAGTCTTCATCCTAGATTCCTTGTGATTTTAAATACCTACTCCTCAAATATGCGCTGAACTATCCTGCTCACATTTAACTTTGTCATTTCTGCCAGTGTAGAAAT of Oryctolagus cuniculus chromosome 10, mOryCun1.1, whole genome shotgun sequence contains these proteins:
- the CHST9 gene encoding carbohydrate sulfotransferase 9 isoform X2, whose translation is MVMNPKQVFLSVLIFGVAGLLLFMYLQVWIEEQHTGRVEKTRERKATSGWGPMSYLQPVPRIMTTEKNQEHTTKQKTEFHMPENLKEKKENLLNSERFARVLTKTSHSQGGDQTLNKIMESPTNKLIEKHQGTKTLFKKFSELNWPSDIRPLNKSLVKDDKWKKTDVTQEKRRSFLQEFCKKYGGVSHPQSHVFHMVSRIYVEDKHKILYCEVPKAGCSNWKRILMVLNGLASSAYNISHDAVHYGKHLKKLDSFDLKGIYTRLNTYTKAVFVRDPIERLVSAFRDKFEHPNSYYHPVFGKAIIKKYRPNVCEEALINGSGVKFKEFIHYLLDSHRPVGMDIHWEKVSKLCYPCLIKYDFVGKFETLEEDANYFLQLIGAPKDLKFPNFKDRHSSDERTNAQVVRQYLKDLTRTERQLIHDFYHLDYLMFNYTTPFL
- the CHST9 gene encoding carbohydrate sulfotransferase 9 isoform X1 codes for the protein MVMNPKQVFLSVLIFGVAGLLLFMYLQVWIEEQHTGRVEKTRERKATSGWGPMSYLQPVPRIMTTEKNQEHTTKQQKTEFHMPENLKEKKENLLNSERFARVLTKTSHSQGGDQTLNKIMESPTNKLIEKHQGTKTLFKKFSELNWPSDIRPLNKSLVKDDKWKKTDVTQEKRRSFLQEFCKKYGGVSHPQSHVFHMVSRIYVEDKHKILYCEVPKAGCSNWKRILMVLNGLASSAYNISHDAVHYGKHLKKLDSFDLKGIYTRLNTYTKAVFVRDPIERLVSAFRDKFEHPNSYYHPVFGKAIIKKYRPNVCEEALINGSGVKFKEFIHYLLDSHRPVGMDIHWEKVSKLCYPCLIKYDFVGKFETLEEDANYFLQLIGAPKDLKFPNFKDRHSSDERTNAQVVRQYLKDLTRTERQLIHDFYHLDYLMFNYTTPFL